The Papaver somniferum cultivar HN1 chromosome 3, ASM357369v1, whole genome shotgun sequence genome includes a region encoding these proteins:
- the LOC113359410 gene encoding uncharacterized protein LOC113359410 — MTSFLTASVFINWGYKNVSAATQNLSAPGYDRDPVASWALDLDMWVKESLHSGSTFHRHEDINLYNGKAPAAQMADSAPEPVPEVLGTAGGSRILLINVVNAGVVALKWEQSNTRELKITSSMTSRPTKICSEGVEKKRHEDINHYEEKAPRAKMVHPWPEHFYLLHVALGAAGEEAKAELVHHSWREAALSYVSYRFKTTL, encoded by the exons ATGACTTCATTTCTCACTGCGTCTGTTTTCATCAATTGGGGTTACAAGAATGTCA GTGCTGCAACACAAAACTTATCAGCCCCAGGATATGATAGAGATCCTGTTGCATCATGGGCATTGGATTTAGATATGTGGGTCAAAGAGTCTCTTCATAGTGGCAG TACTTTTCACAGACATGAAGATATAAATCTTTACAACGGGAAGGCACCAGCGGCACAAATGGCGGATTCAGCACCTGAACCAGTCCCAGAAGTTCTAGGGACAGCTGGTGGCTCCAGAATCCTTTTAATTAATGTTG TTAATGCTGGTGTTGTGGCACTGAAGTGGGAGCAATCAAATACTAGAGAACTTAAAATTACTTCTTCCATGACTTCGCGGCCAACAAAAATTTGTTCTGAAGGAGTTGAAAAGAAAAG GCACGAAGACATAAATCATTATGAAGAGAAGGCGCCTAGAGCCAAAATGGTGCATCCATGGCCTGAACATTTCTACCTACTGCACGTTGCTCTGGGGGCAGCCGGAGAAGAAGCAAAAGCTGAACTCGTCCATCATAGTTGGCGCGAAGCAGCCCTTTCTTATGTCTCTTATCGTTTTAAAACCACTTTATGA
- the LOC113356088 gene encoding extradiol ring-cleavage dioxygenase-like isoform X1 → MVMDTYFISHGSPTLAIDETMPARPFLKSWQEIVHKEKPKSILVISAHWETLNPSVNGLCINHHSTIHDFDFHPERIPLFELKYPAPGAPELAKRVKRLLTESGFKQVEEDTTRGIDHGVWIPLILMYPEADIPVCQLSVQTELDGTHHYNIGKALAPLREEGVLIIGSGSATHNLPVLGQDSDPVPSWASDFDTWLKETLLDGRHDDIKHYMEKAPNAQMVHPEPEHFYPLHVALGAAGEDAKAELIHHSWREAALSYACYRFKTVT, encoded by the exons ATGGTCATGGATACATATTTCATATCTCATGGATCTCCAACACTGGCGATTGACGAAACGATGCCGGCGAGACCATTCTTGAAATCTTGGCAAGAGATAGTACACAAAGAGAAACCAAAATCAATTCTAGTGATATCAGCACACTGGGAAACACTAAATCCAAGTGTTAATGGATTATGTATCAATCACCACTCCACCATCCACGACTTCGATTTCCATCCTGAGAGGATCCCCTTGTTTGAG CTCAAGTATCCTGCACCAGGTGCTCCTGAATTGGCAAAGAGGGTTAAGCGATTGTTGACAGAATCGGGTTTCAAGCAAGTCGAGGAAGATACAACCCGTGGGATTGACCATGGCGTTTGGATTCCACTAATTCTCATGTACCCGGAAGCTGATATTCCAGTGTGTCAACTCTCTGTTCAAACGGAATTGGATGGGACGCATCACTACAACATAGGAAAAGCATTAGCCCCTCTTCGAGAGGAAGGGGTCCTTATAATTGGTTCAGGTAGTGCAACTCATAATCTACCAGTCCTCGGACAAGATAGTGATCCAGTTCCATCTTGGGCTTCTGATTTCGATACATGGCTAAAAGAAACTCTTCTTGATGGCAG ACATGACGATATAAAACACTACATGGAGAAGGCGCCGAATGCACAAATGGTGCATCCAGAGCCCGAACATTTTTATCCATTACATGTGGCTCTAGGAGCAGCCGGTGAAGATGCAAAAGCTGAACTTATCCATCATAGTTGGCGGGAGGCTGCTCTCTCATACGCGTGCTATCGTTTTAAGACCGTTACCTGA
- the LOC113356088 gene encoding 4,5-DOPA dioxygenase extradiol 1-like isoform X2: protein MVMDTYFISHGSPTLAIDETMPARPFLKSWQEIVHKEKPKSILVISAHWETLNPSVNGLCINHHSTIHDFDFHPERIPLFELKYPAPGAPELAKRVKRLLTESGFKQVEEDTTRGIDHGVWIPLILMYPEADIPVCQLSVQTELDGTHHYNIGKALAPLREEGVLIIGSGSATHNLPVLGQDSDPVPSWASDFDTWLKETLLDGRTMSFTDMTI, encoded by the exons ATGGTCATGGATACATATTTCATATCTCATGGATCTCCAACACTGGCGATTGACGAAACGATGCCGGCGAGACCATTCTTGAAATCTTGGCAAGAGATAGTACACAAAGAGAAACCAAAATCAATTCTAGTGATATCAGCACACTGGGAAACACTAAATCCAAGTGTTAATGGATTATGTATCAATCACCACTCCACCATCCACGACTTCGATTTCCATCCTGAGAGGATCCCCTTGTTTGAG CTCAAGTATCCTGCACCAGGTGCTCCTGAATTGGCAAAGAGGGTTAAGCGATTGTTGACAGAATCGGGTTTCAAGCAAGTCGAGGAAGATACAACCCGTGGGATTGACCATGGCGTTTGGATTCCACTAATTCTCATGTACCCGGAAGCTGATATTCCAGTGTGTCAACTCTCTGTTCAAACGGAATTGGATGGGACGCATCACTACAACATAGGAAAAGCATTAGCCCCTCTTCGAGAGGAAGGGGTCCTTATAATTGGTTCAGGTAGTGCAACTCATAATCTACCAGTCCTCGGACAAGATAGTGATCCAGTTCCATCTTGGGCTTCTGATTTCGATACATGGCTAAAAGAAACTCTTCTTGATGGCAG AACAATGTCATTTACAGACATGACGATATAA